tatttgttcatttttgtgcagaaaattttaaaatccaatgaAAAGTTATACGATGTGGTATTCGTGGAAATTAGTTTTTTGTACAAATGTTTTTTACCGgttgctgaaaaaatgaaagtcccCATCATCGGAACAATAGCAATAAGAACTTGGCTATATGCTGATTACGTAATGAATAATCCTAATCATCCTGCATACATTCCTAACGAATTAACGGTCCATAAGTGGAAATTAAGTCATGTTTTTGGACGAATCATAAATGTATGGAATCACATTGCAGTAGCATGGTATACGAATTTTATTGTGCCACCACTGATAGAAAGCTTTCATACAAATCATGCTGATAAACTTCAATCTCTGGGAAAATACAAGCATATGGAacctgatttgattttttataataatcacGAATCTATATTACCCAAGCCATCGAACCCAAATGTCATCAATGTCGCAGGAATACACGTGAAAGACTCTAAACCTCTGCCAAAGGTGAgtacatagatacctacctactttttaaataggtacctaactattgAAAACGTAGCTTAGGCTTGATTAATGCAGTGGTTgtagtttttattgttttcattttttttttttaagcatattcaaaaatttatagacGAAGCTAAACATGGAGtgattttattcacatttggTTCAGTTGTTCGAGCAACCACTATGagttcagaaatgaaaaacgCTTTCAGAGATGCTTTTGCTGAAATACCACAAAGAgtgatttggaaatttgaagCGGAACTCGAAAATACTCCCGATAACGTTATGCTGATTGATTGGTTACCACAACGTGATATCTTGAGtaaatgaatacctacctaccctaaCAAATATGAATTCGCATAATACTTTCAGTAAAATTCGTGTTCCCTTTAAAAAcctaaaatacctatacctagtggATCATGACCAAGTTATGTCCATGAAGAGTCTATTCATCTTCATGACGTGATGGTTATAGGCAAACATAAGTACTCGCACGAATTTGTAATGTAATGCGACATTCTATCTCTACTCATGAATTGGACTGGGCATGGTTAAAAAAGAAGGTAAACTTCTGAGTTCTGATGGAAAAGGATAGAATTTCTAGTATAACATTTCggataaaatttcattcgaacTAAATTCACATCCCATGCATTTTGATCTCGAAGatatacctatttgtacatctaaaacaaaaatagttcaaataaTACCAATAATTCACTTTTCAGAACATGAAAATGTGATTGCCTTCATCAGTCATTGTGGTTTAGGAGCTACCAACGAAGCTCTTTATACAGCAACACCGGTGATAGCTTGTCCATTATTTTGTGATCAACCAGACAATGCTGAACTGCTAGAAAACCTAGGAGTTGCAGTACATCTTGATTTCCACGACATTACTAAAGAAAGTGTTCTAAAAGCACTCAAACAAATTACAAACGACAAAAGGTAAGATGATAACCATGCTCCTGTTGATCATTAATAGTTTaatacttgataaaaaataaaataaaaaacgatcCATCCCAACCACGTAGATATTTTCCAGTGTGAAAtgtaaacaattaaaaaattcattaaattgatGATTGTTAATTATATTTTCAGGTATTATAATAATATGCAAAGGGTTTCTGCAGTATTTAAAGATCGACCAATGACACCACAAGAAAGTGTCGTGTATTGGACCGAGTACGTGATCAGGAATAACGGAGCATCTCATTTCAAAACTCCAGCATCTCGATTGTACTTATTCCAATACCTATTATTGGATGTCGTATTTATTGTTGTATTATTTTTAGGTATTGTTTTGTATCtgattaatcgaatttttaaaagtttctgTTACTATTTCAACCCTAGTAATACTGGTAAGACATCTAATAAACCTCAAAGTAAAAAACTTTAGAtcagcttttaaaatttcaaaaaatatctacattctTAAGTATCTACATGACATGTTGTAGTTATGTTTTAGGATacgaatcatgaaaaaattattcttaaaaaatgtgTATCATCTGTTAATTTTGTTGTACTACGTCGTAGAAATTGTTCGGATGTAATTCACAGTTTAGTTCAATAAAATATCTGTCTCATTTTCTCTACAGAATTTAAAACcgccaatcaaaaaaaaaaagaaaaaaagaaaacttacctataaaaaaacaaaaagaattgtcaacaaaaatctgctaaataatttgaataaaaaattcaatgatatcaaaacatcgccaagcaatgATCATTCAGCATATGAT
This region of Planococcus citri chromosome 5, ihPlaCitr1.1, whole genome shotgun sequence genomic DNA includes:
- the LOC135849095 gene encoding UDP-glucosyltransferase 2-like isoform X2 translates to MRFNFVYLLCALTLQSHFSEGAKILGIFLVEAQSHFSYNNAVMRSLIEVGHAVTIITPFPDQAASENYTSIIDVSPKEKRFVGTSTPDEYVMQNVMKFMDLMIESDVPYCNKIINLPEIQKILKSNEKLYDVVFVEISFLYKCFLPVAEKMKVPIIGTIAIRTWLYADYVMNNPNHPAYIPNELTVHKWKLSHVFGRIINVWNHIAVAWYTNFIVPPLIESFHTNHADKLQSLGKYKHMEPDLIFYNNHESILPKPSNPNVINVAGIHVKDSKPLPKHIQKFIDEAKHGVILFTFGSVVRATTMSSEMKNAFRDAFAEIPQRVIWKFEAELENTPDNVMLIDWLPQRDILKHENVIAFISHCGLGATNEALYTATPVIACPLFCDQPDNAELLENLGVAVHLDFHDITKESVLKALKQITNDKRYYNNMQRVSAVFKDRPMTPQESVVYWTEYVIRNNGASHFKTPASRLYLFQYLLLDVVFIVVLFLGIVLYLINRIFKSFCYYFNPSNTGKTSNKPQSKKL
- the LOC135849095 gene encoding UDP-glucosyltransferase 2-like isoform X1, which codes for MVMILKKIVKMKFIFLNLLCALTLQSHFSEGAKILGIFLVEAQSHFSYNNAVMRSLIEVGHAVTIITPFPDQAASENYTSIIDVSPKEKRFVGTSTPDEYVMQNVMKFMDLMIESDVPYCNKIINLPEIQKILKSNEKLYDVVFVEISFLYKCFLPVAEKMKVPIIGTIAIRTWLYADYVMNNPNHPAYIPNELTVHKWKLSHVFGRIINVWNHIAVAWYTNFIVPPLIESFHTNHADKLQSLGKYKHMEPDLIFYNNHESILPKPSNPNVINVAGIHVKDSKPLPKHIQKFIDEAKHGVILFTFGSVVRATTMSSEMKNAFRDAFAEIPQRVIWKFEAELENTPDNVMLIDWLPQRDILKHENVIAFISHCGLGATNEALYTATPVIACPLFCDQPDNAELLENLGVAVHLDFHDITKESVLKALKQITNDKRYYNNMQRVSAVFKDRPMTPQESVVYWTEYVIRNNGASHFKTPASRLYLFQYLLLDVVFIVVLFLGIVLYLINRIFKSFCYYFNPSNTGKTSNKPQSKKL
- the LOC135849095 gene encoding UDP-glucosyltransferase 2-like isoform X4, which produces MLLCALTLQSHFSEGAKILGIFLVEAQSHFSYNNAVMRSLIEVGHAVTIITPFPDQAASENYTSIIDVSPKEKRFVGTSTPDEYVMQNVMKFMDLMIESDVPYCNKIINLPEIQKILKSNEKLYDVVFVEISFLYKCFLPVAEKMKVPIIGTIAIRTWLYADYVMNNPNHPAYIPNELTVHKWKLSHVFGRIINVWNHIAVAWYTNFIVPPLIESFHTNHADKLQSLGKYKHMEPDLIFYNNHESILPKPSNPNVINVAGIHVKDSKPLPKHIQKFIDEAKHGVILFTFGSVVRATTMSSEMKNAFRDAFAEIPQRVIWKFEAELENTPDNVMLIDWLPQRDILKHENVIAFISHCGLGATNEALYTATPVIACPLFCDQPDNAELLENLGVAVHLDFHDITKESVLKALKQITNDKRYYNNMQRVSAVFKDRPMTPQESVVYWTEYVIRNNGASHFKTPASRLYLFQYLLLDVVFIVVLFLGIVLYLINRIFKSFCYYFNPSNTGKTSNKPQSKKL
- the LOC135849095 gene encoding UDP-glucosyltransferase 2-like isoform X3, which gives rise to MTSDSLLCALTLQSHFSEGAKILGIFLVEAQSHFSYNNAVMRSLIEVGHAVTIITPFPDQAASENYTSIIDVSPKEKRFVGTSTPDEYVMQNVMKFMDLMIESDVPYCNKIINLPEIQKILKSNEKLYDVVFVEISFLYKCFLPVAEKMKVPIIGTIAIRTWLYADYVMNNPNHPAYIPNELTVHKWKLSHVFGRIINVWNHIAVAWYTNFIVPPLIESFHTNHADKLQSLGKYKHMEPDLIFYNNHESILPKPSNPNVINVAGIHVKDSKPLPKHIQKFIDEAKHGVILFTFGSVVRATTMSSEMKNAFRDAFAEIPQRVIWKFEAELENTPDNVMLIDWLPQRDILKHENVIAFISHCGLGATNEALYTATPVIACPLFCDQPDNAELLENLGVAVHLDFHDITKESVLKALKQITNDKRYYNNMQRVSAVFKDRPMTPQESVVYWTEYVIRNNGASHFKTPASRLYLFQYLLLDVVFIVVLFLGIVLYLINRIFKSFCYYFNPSNTGKTSNKPQSKKL
- the LOC135849095 gene encoding UDP-glucosyltransferase 2-like isoform X5; this encodes MRSLIEVGHAVTIITPFPDQAASENYTSIIDVSPKEKRFVGTSTPDEYVMQNVMKFMDLMIESDVPYCNKIINLPEIQKILKSNEKLYDVVFVEISFLYKCFLPVAEKMKVPIIGTIAIRTWLYADYVMNNPNHPAYIPNELTVHKWKLSHVFGRIINVWNHIAVAWYTNFIVPPLIESFHTNHADKLQSLGKYKHMEPDLIFYNNHESILPKPSNPNVINVAGIHVKDSKPLPKHIQKFIDEAKHGVILFTFGSVVRATTMSSEMKNAFRDAFAEIPQRVIWKFEAELENTPDNVMLIDWLPQRDILKHENVIAFISHCGLGATNEALYTATPVIACPLFCDQPDNAELLENLGVAVHLDFHDITKESVLKALKQITNDKRYYNNMQRVSAVFKDRPMTPQESVVYWTEYVIRNNGASHFKTPASRLYLFQYLLLDVVFIVVLFLGIVLYLINRIFKSFCYYFNPSNTGKTSNKPQSKKL